One window from the genome of Candidatus Binatia bacterium encodes:
- the secA gene encoding preprotein translocase subunit SecA, with translation MLNIVKKIIGTKNERELKRMWPLGERVNTFEPTISALSDAELRAKTDEFRTRIGEQTAAARAHLEELKTRERQQAENPAEADAEGGKSLRTEIEEQEKALREAENEVLDEILPEAFAVVREASKRATGLRHFDVQLIGGVVLHEGKIAEMKTGEGKTLVATAPLYLNVLTGRGAHLVTVNDYLARRDVQWMGPIYHLLGVSLASIVHEASFLYDPTYVVKDYRMLNLRPIDRKDAYLADITYGTNHEFGFDYLRDNMKFTLEEYVQRELNYAIVDEVDNILIDEARTPLIISGPAEESTDQYYVIDRIIPRLRKGERKDAVGDQRPEESGDYWVDEKSRSAVLTEQGVSKVERMLGITNLYDPNHIDTLHHVNQALKAHAIFHRDVDYIVKDGQVIIVDEFTGRLMPGRRWSDGLHQAVEAKEGVRIERENQTLATITIQNYFRMYKKLAGMTGTADTESVEFKNIYKLDVVVVPPNKKMTRTDHPDTVYKTEREKFDAVVEEIVDCHERGQPVLVGTVSVEKSERLAKMLKKKGAKHNVLNAVNHEAEANIIAQAGRHKQVTIATNMAGRGTDILLGGNPEFLARSDMENEWIQRSDALPEGGQRYEEVLQKLRERYDEAIQQARRKFEPKWQPFEENQAEALNRLTDAHRAYLEATFWKWRAEYEGKMVQASAGTGMATACATAAANYSEALQAVDRVTGPYFGDEGQQRFLNSLAELQEALNGGGDSNRLAAARVAFERARSDYERAIQKALVASDGDGIDYEAAKRVYEDTEREYKQAEAAYLEQRKPFEEAVAAAQHDYEETRRKYTKAVEDVREEMEKAPLEFRTRYDEILAGYKELCAQEREKVIAAGGLHIIGTERHESRRIDNQLRGRSGRQGDPGSSRFYLSLEDDLMRIFGAERIQGLMTRLGMEEGVPIEHRLITRAVANAQSKVEGHNFDIRKHLLEYDDVMNQQREIIYGRRREILGSNNLKADVLTMAENVAGGIVAQYANRETHADEWDWKALSDVLHKNFTLRFAVTDADKDGLTPDRLEQMVIDQIHAVYEEKERAFTPPVLRHLEKLVLLQTVDTLWKDHLLSMDHLKEGISLRGYGQRDPLQEYKKEGFTAFESMMEELEADVVEKVFTVQIARQEDVERMEARRRPQPAQMVVSGGGMPQRQPGKVETVRRDSEKVGRNDLCPCGSGKKYKKCHGT, from the coding sequence ATGCTGAACATCGTCAAGAAGATCATCGGAACCAAGAACGAGCGTGAGCTGAAGCGCATGTGGCCGCTGGGCGAGCGCGTCAATACGTTCGAACCCACGATTTCGGCCCTGAGCGACGCCGAACTGCGCGCCAAGACTGACGAATTCCGTACCCGTATCGGCGAGCAGACGGCTGCGGCGCGGGCCCATCTGGAGGAGCTCAAGACCCGCGAGCGGCAACAAGCGGAGAACCCTGCCGAGGCCGATGCCGAGGGCGGGAAATCCCTGCGGACGGAGATCGAAGAGCAGGAGAAGGCCCTGCGTGAGGCGGAAAACGAAGTCCTGGACGAGATCCTTCCCGAGGCCTTTGCCGTGGTGCGCGAGGCGTCGAAGCGAGCCACCGGCCTGCGCCATTTCGATGTCCAACTGATCGGCGGCGTCGTGCTGCATGAAGGCAAGATCGCCGAGATGAAGACCGGTGAGGGCAAGACGCTGGTGGCCACGGCGCCGCTCTACCTCAACGTCCTGACCGGCCGCGGTGCACATCTGGTGACGGTCAACGACTACCTCGCCCGGCGCGACGTCCAGTGGATGGGACCCATCTACCATCTGCTCGGCGTGTCGCTCGCATCGATCGTGCATGAGGCGAGTTTTCTCTACGACCCGACGTACGTGGTGAAAGATTACCGCATGCTCAACCTACGGCCGATCGACCGCAAGGACGCCTACCTGGCGGACATCACCTATGGGACCAATCACGAGTTCGGCTTCGACTACCTGCGCGACAATATGAAGTTCACGCTGGAGGAGTATGTCCAGCGCGAGCTCAACTATGCCATCGTCGACGAGGTCGACAACATCCTGATCGATGAGGCGCGCACACCGCTCATCATTTCCGGACCGGCGGAGGAATCCACCGACCAGTATTACGTCATCGACCGCATCATCCCGCGTCTGCGCAAGGGCGAGCGCAAGGACGCCGTCGGTGATCAGCGGCCGGAGGAGTCGGGGGACTATTGGGTCGATGAGAAATCACGGTCGGCCGTACTCACCGAGCAAGGCGTCTCCAAAGTCGAGCGCATGCTGGGCATCACCAACCTCTACGACCCCAACCACATCGACACGCTCCACCACGTCAATCAGGCGCTGAAAGCGCACGCGATCTTCCATCGCGACGTCGATTACATCGTCAAGGACGGCCAGGTGATCATCGTCGACGAGTTCACCGGCCGCTTGATGCCCGGGCGACGCTGGTCGGACGGTTTGCACCAGGCCGTGGAGGCGAAAGAGGGCGTGCGGATCGAGCGCGAGAACCAAACGCTTGCGACCATCACCATCCAGAACTATTTCCGCATGTACAAGAAGCTGGCCGGCATGACCGGTACGGCCGACACGGAGTCGGTCGAGTTCAAGAACATCTACAAGCTCGACGTCGTTGTGGTGCCGCCGAACAAGAAGATGACCCGGACCGATCACCCGGACACGGTCTACAAGACCGAACGCGAGAAGTTCGACGCCGTGGTTGAGGAGATCGTCGACTGCCACGAGCGCGGCCAGCCGGTGCTTGTCGGTACGGTGTCGGTGGAGAAGTCGGAACGCCTCGCCAAGATGCTGAAGAAGAAGGGCGCCAAGCATAACGTCCTGAACGCCGTCAACCATGAGGCCGAGGCCAACATCATCGCCCAAGCCGGGCGCCACAAACAGGTGACCATCGCCACCAACATGGCCGGCCGTGGAACCGACATCCTGCTTGGCGGCAACCCCGAGTTCCTGGCCCGCTCCGACATGGAGAACGAATGGATTCAGCGCTCCGATGCACTGCCGGAAGGTGGCCAGCGCTATGAGGAAGTCCTGCAGAAGCTCCGCGAACGTTACGACGAGGCCATCCAGCAAGCACGGCGCAAATTTGAGCCCAAGTGGCAACCCTTCGAGGAGAACCAGGCTGAAGCACTGAACCGGCTGACGGATGCGCACCGCGCCTACTTGGAGGCCACCTTCTGGAAGTGGCGCGCCGAGTACGAGGGGAAAATGGTACAGGCCAGTGCCGGTACCGGCATGGCTACGGCGTGCGCCACGGCGGCGGCGAATTACAGCGAGGCCTTGCAGGCGGTGGATCGGGTCACCGGGCCGTACTTCGGCGATGAAGGACAGCAGCGGTTCCTGAACTCGCTGGCCGAGCTGCAGGAGGCGCTCAATGGCGGCGGCGACTCCAACCGGTTGGCGGCGGCTCGGGTCGCGTTCGAGCGGGCCCGCAGCGATTATGAACGTGCAATCCAAAAGGCGCTGGTGGCGTCGGACGGCGACGGAATCGACTACGAGGCTGCCAAGCGCGTGTACGAAGACACCGAACGGGAGTACAAACAGGCGGAGGCCGCCTACCTGGAGCAGCGCAAGCCGTTCGAAGAAGCGGTGGCGGCGGCCCAGCACGATTACGAAGAGACGCGGCGGAAATACACCAAAGCGGTCGAGGATGTGCGCGAGGAAATGGAGAAGGCGCCACTCGAGTTCCGCACGCGTTACGACGAAATCCTGGCCGGCTACAAGGAGCTGTGCGCCCAGGAGCGTGAGAAAGTCATTGCGGCTGGCGGCTTGCATATCATCGGCACGGAGCGACACGAAAGCCGCCGCATCGACAACCAGCTGCGCGGGCGTTCGGGCCGGCAAGGCGATCCGGGTTCATCCCGATTCTATCTGTCGCTCGAAGACGATCTCATGCGCATCTTCGGCGCCGAGCGCATCCAGGGGTTGATGACCCGCCTGGGGATGGAGGAGGGTGTCCCGATCGAGCACCGCCTGATCACGCGCGCCGTGGCCAACGCGCAGAGCAAGGTCGAAGGTCACAACTTCGATATCCGGAAACACCTGCTGGAATACGACGACGTCATGAACCAGCAGCGCGAGATCATCTACGGGCGCCGCCGGGAGATCCTCGGCAGCAACAACCTGAAGGCCGACGTGCTGACGATGGCCGAGAACGTCGCCGGCGGCATCGTTGCGCAGTACGCCAATCGCGAGACGCACGCCGACGAGTGGGACTGGAAGGCGCTGAGCGACGTCCTCCACAAAAACTTCACTCTGCGCTTCGCCGTCACCGACGCCGATAAGGATGGCCTCACCCCCGACCGCCTCGAGCAGATGGTGATCGATCAGATTCATGCGGTGTACGAAGAAAAGGAGCGCGCCTTCACGCCGCCGGTGTTGCGCCATCTCGAGAAGCTGGTGCTGCTGCAAACGGTGGACACCCTGTGGAAAGACCACCTCCTGTCGATGGATCACCTGAAGGAGGGCATCAGCCTGCGCGGTTACGGGCAGCGCGATCCGCTGCAGGAGTATAAGAAGGAAGGCTTCACGGCCTTCGAGTCCATGATGGAAGAACTCGAAGCCGATGTGGTGGAGAAAGTCTTCACGGTCCAGATCGCGCGGCAAGAGGACGTCGAGCGCATGGAGGCGCGGCGGCGGCCGCAGCCCGCCCAGATGGTGGTGAGCGGTGGCGGCATGCCTCAACGCCAGCCCGGTAAGGTCGAAACCGTGCGTCGCGACAGCGAGAAGGTGGGCCGCAACGATCTTTGTCCCTGCGGGAGCGGCAAGAAATACAAGAAGTGTCACGGTACGTGA
- the gcvPB gene encoding aminomethyl-transferring glycine dehydrogenase subunit GcvPB, translating into MPPGTRKQAGLLLDEPLIFQRSRPDRRGFDLAGNGADPAAFLPADLIRGPIEGFPEVSEPEVLRHFLRLSQWNLGAATTFYPLGSCTMKYNPVANEVVARLPGFAGLHPLAPDDAAQGALELISELESLLAEISGMAAVSLQPAAGAQGELTGMKMIRAYHVDRGRPRSKVIIPASAHGTNPASATLCGYSTVQIERSRDGLLDVAAVRQVMDEDVAALMITNPNTLGLFERDIMQVAQTVHERGGLVYLDGANLNALMGVAKPAHMGADVLQFNLHKTFSTPHGGGGPGAGPVGVVEALVPYLPTPRLVREGGQLRWSEQFPKSIGRVRSFYGNFGMLVRAFAYILAMGGDGLTEATRMAVLSANYIRRRLQGAYQIAYPGVCMHECVFTDKGFEASGVKTLDIAKRLLDYGFHAPTIYFPLVVSGAIMIEPTETESKETLDEFIAAMLTIAREARENPDLVRNAPTLTPVGRLDEARAARRPVLRWMPERSPES; encoded by the coding sequence ATGCCGCCGGGCACGCGCAAACAAGCCGGCTTGCTCCTGGACGAGCCGCTGATCTTCCAACGCAGCCGACCCGACCGCCGCGGCTTCGACCTCGCCGGGAATGGCGCCGATCCAGCGGCCTTCCTGCCGGCCGACCTGATACGGGGGCCGATCGAGGGCTTTCCCGAGGTCAGTGAGCCCGAGGTGCTGCGCCACTTCCTGCGCCTATCGCAGTGGAACCTCGGCGCCGCCACGACCTTTTACCCGCTGGGCTCCTGCACGATGAAATACAATCCGGTGGCCAACGAAGTGGTGGCACGTCTGCCGGGCTTCGCCGGCCTCCATCCACTCGCGCCGGACGACGCGGCGCAAGGAGCGCTGGAGCTGATCTCAGAACTCGAGTCCCTCCTGGCGGAAATCAGCGGCATGGCGGCGGTCAGCCTGCAGCCTGCCGCCGGGGCACAGGGCGAACTCACCGGCATGAAGATGATCCGTGCCTACCACGTCGACCGTGGCCGGCCGCGCAGCAAGGTGATCATTCCGGCAAGCGCGCACGGCACCAACCCCGCCAGTGCGACGTTGTGCGGGTACAGCACGGTGCAGATCGAGCGCAGCCGTGACGGTTTACTGGATGTCGCCGCCGTCCGGCAGGTCATGGACGAGGACGTCGCCGCCCTGATGATCACGAATCCCAACACCCTCGGCCTCTTCGAGCGCGACATCATGCAAGTGGCGCAGACGGTCCATGAGCGTGGCGGTCTGGTGTATCTGGACGGGGCCAACCTCAATGCCTTGATGGGCGTGGCCAAGCCGGCACACATGGGCGCCGACGTTTTGCAGTTCAACCTCCACAAGACCTTCTCGACCCCGCACGGCGGCGGTGGCCCGGGCGCCGGCCCGGTCGGTGTCGTCGAAGCGCTGGTGCCGTACTTACCGACGCCGCGACTGGTTCGAGAGGGCGGCCAGCTCCGGTGGAGCGAACAGTTTCCCAAATCCATCGGTCGCGTGCGCTCGTTCTACGGCAACTTCGGCATGCTGGTGCGCGCCTTCGCCTACATCCTGGCCATGGGCGGTGACGGGCTGACGGAAGCCACGCGCATGGCCGTGCTCAGTGCCAACTACATCCGCCGCCGTCTGCAAGGGGCGTATCAGATCGCCTATCCCGGCGTCTGCATGCACGAGTGCGTTTTCACCGACAAGGGCTTTGAAGCCAGCGGGGTCAAGACGCTCGACATTGCCAAGCGCCTGCTCGATTACGGGTTCCACGCACCGACGATCTACTTTCCGCTCGTGGTCAGCGGGGCAATCATGATCGAGCCCACGGAAACCGAGAGCAAAGAAACCCTGGATGAATTCATCGCGGCGATGCTCACGATCGCACGGGAAGCGCGCGAGAATCCCGATCTGGTACGCAACGCACCGACGCTGACACCCGTCGGCCGCCTCGACGAAGCCCGCGCCGCACGGCGTCCGGTGCTGCGGTGGATGCCGGAGAGAAGTCCTGAGTCCTGA
- the folD gene encoding bifunctional methylenetetrahydrofolate dehydrogenase/methenyltetrahydrofolate cyclohydrolase FolD, with translation MGEIIDGTAAARAVRAAVQEEVAAFQREFGCVPALATVLVGDDPGSASYVRSKHKACAELGIASERHELAADTTQAELLRLVHSLNQQPSISGILVQLPLPPHLDSDAVIDALDPEKDVDGLHPINQARLFAGREGLRPCTPLGIMHLIDGTGVDLKGARAVVTGRSILVGKPVAFMLLERHATLTICHSRTRDLPDEISRADILVAAIGRAEMIQGEWIKPGSVVIDVGINRLPDKRLVGDVAFATARERAGFITPVPGGVGPMTVAMLMKNTLTAARRQLAKSR, from the coding sequence ATGGGTGAGATCATCGATGGCACTGCGGCCGCACGCGCCGTCCGGGCTGCGGTCCAGGAAGAAGTAGCGGCGTTTCAACGCGAGTTCGGTTGCGTACCGGCGTTGGCAACAGTGCTGGTGGGAGACGATCCGGGTTCTGCCAGCTACGTGCGCAGTAAGCACAAGGCATGCGCCGAACTCGGCATCGCGTCGGAGCGACACGAACTGGCGGCTGACACCACGCAGGCGGAACTCCTGCGTTTGGTGCACTCGTTGAATCAGCAGCCTTCTATCAGCGGCATCTTGGTGCAGTTGCCGCTCCCGCCGCACCTGGACTCCGACGCCGTGATCGATGCACTCGATCCCGAGAAGGACGTCGACGGGCTGCATCCGATCAACCAGGCACGCTTGTTCGCCGGCCGCGAAGGCCTGCGGCCGTGCACACCGCTCGGGATCATGCATCTCATCGACGGCACCGGGGTCGATCTCAAGGGCGCGCGCGCCGTGGTCACTGGACGCAGCATCCTGGTCGGCAAGCCGGTCGCCTTCATGCTGCTGGAGCGACACGCCACGCTCACCATCTGCCATTCACGCACGCGCGACCTGCCTGACGAGATCAGCCGTGCCGACATCCTGGTCGCGGCGATCGGACGCGCCGAGATGATTCAAGGAGAATGGATCAAGCCGGGGAGTGTTGTGATTGATGTCGGGATCAACCGCTTACCCGACAAGCGCCTGGTCGGCGACGTCGCATTCGCCACTGCCCGGGAACGGGCGGGATTCATCACACCGGTGCCCGGCGGCGTCGGACCCATGACGGTAGCCATGTTGATGAAGAACACGTTAACGGCGGCCAGACGGCAACTCGCGAAAAGTCGATAG
- the gcvH gene encoding glycine cleavage system protein GcvH has protein sequence MEFPEDLKYSKEHEWVLVEDNVATVGITDYAQDQLGDIVFVELPAIDDKVSKEDAFGVVESVKAVSDIYAPVSGKVLEVNDDLPDNPEMVNEDAYGDGWMIKIEMNDPDELQELMTAAEYEVYVAEEKE, from the coding sequence ATGGAGTTTCCCGAAGACCTGAAATACTCGAAAGAGCACGAATGGGTGCTGGTCGAGGATAATGTTGCGACGGTGGGCATCACTGACTACGCGCAAGATCAGCTCGGCGACATCGTTTTTGTGGAATTGCCTGCGATCGACGACAAGGTGAGCAAGGAAGACGCCTTCGGAGTGGTCGAATCCGTCAAGGCGGTCTCTGACATCTACGCGCCGGTCAGCGGCAAGGTCCTCGAGGTCAACGACGATCTCCCGGACAACCCGGAGATGGTCAACGAGGATGCCTACGGCGACGGCTGGATGATCAAGATCGAAATGAACGATCCCGATGAATTGCAGGAACTGATGACCGCGGCGGAGTACGAGGTGTACGTCGCTGAGGAGAAAGAATAG
- a CDS encoding radical SAM protein: protein MTGWIPKTLWIERGEEDSSLARRVRARLPETPVHVIDDTSAAEPGENFDAGKRRLIIKRNRGTFMQYCPAGTTGLVCCNYLVVNLASNCPFDCSYCFLQDYLANNAAVKAFTNVGDGLAEIDAVLLAHPARTFRIGTGELGDSLALDHLTDLSCELVPFFAEKSNAVLELKTKSDCVENLLGLDPKDRTVISWSLNATAIMATEEDRTAGLEERIRAALRVQAAGYKVGFHFDPIIAHDGWEEGYRQVIDQVFPRLDTRRIAWVSLGSLRMTPRLKAAIKARPQPSLVLSGELVPGPDGKDRAWRGLRVKMYRRMLEWLRQIDHLMPVYICMEPPGVWDKVFGESPSDREVAERLVAPLRVAPRRVAAH from the coding sequence GTGACTGGCTGGATCCCCAAGACGCTGTGGATCGAGCGCGGCGAAGAAGATTCCTCGCTGGCGCGGCGGGTGCGGGCGCGCTTGCCCGAGACGCCGGTTCACGTGATCGACGACACCAGCGCAGCGGAGCCGGGTGAGAATTTCGATGCAGGCAAGCGCCGACTGATCATCAAGCGCAACCGCGGCACGTTCATGCAGTACTGCCCCGCCGGCACCACCGGGCTGGTGTGCTGCAATTACCTCGTCGTCAACCTCGCTTCGAACTGTCCGTTCGATTGCAGCTACTGCTTCCTGCAGGATTACCTGGCCAATAACGCTGCCGTGAAGGCGTTCACCAACGTCGGCGACGGGCTGGCGGAGATCGATGCGGTGCTGCTTGCACATCCGGCCCGCACGTTCAGGATTGGGACCGGCGAGTTGGGCGACAGTCTGGCCCTTGATCACCTCACCGATCTCTCCTGCGAGTTGGTACCGTTTTTCGCCGAGAAATCGAACGCGGTGTTGGAGTTGAAGACGAAGAGCGATTGCGTCGAGAACCTGCTCGGCCTTGATCCGAAGGACCGGACGGTCATTTCGTGGTCGCTCAACGCTACTGCCATCATGGCCACCGAGGAAGACCGCACCGCCGGCTTGGAGGAGCGGATCCGCGCGGCGCTGCGGGTGCAAGCCGCCGGGTACAAGGTCGGATTTCATTTCGATCCGATCATCGCCCACGACGGTTGGGAGGAAGGGTATCGCCAGGTGATCGACCAGGTGTTCCCGCGGCTCGACACGCGCCGCATCGCCTGGGTGAGCCTGGGCAGCTTGCGCATGACGCCGCGACTGAAGGCTGCGATCAAGGCGCGACCGCAGCCGAGCCTGGTGCTCTCAGGGGAGCTGGTTCCTGGACCTGACGGCAAGGATCGAGCCTGGCGCGGTCTGCGAGTGAAAATGTATCGGCGGATGCTAGAATGGCTGCGGCAAATCGATCATCTTATGCCGGTGTACATCTGCATGGAGCCCCCGGGCGTCTGGGACAAAGTCTTCGGCGAATCGCCGTCCGACCGCGAGGTCGCCGAGCGACTGGTCGCACCGCTACGAGTCGCACCGCGACGAGTCGCGGCACACTGA
- the murI gene encoding glutamate racemase, with protein sequence MFDSGVGGVTVLQKIMELLPHEHLIYLGDTGRFPYGNKSADAVRRYSLENTEFLVDKGIKMLVVACNSAAAVALDTLGERFDIPVIGVIEPGARQAVTQTRNRKIGVIGTEATIASGAYTRALKRLDGDLEIYTRACPLLVPLAEEGWLDNAVTRAAAALYLPSLRRSGIDTLVLGCTHYPLLEHVIGETMGPNVALVDSARTTAATVRETLVRYGLMRRSGDGSVSFFVTDVPERFIKVAGRFMGQKVDSAVRIER encoded by the coding sequence GTGTTTGATTCAGGCGTGGGCGGAGTCACCGTGCTGCAAAAGATCATGGAGTTACTGCCGCACGAGCACCTGATCTACCTCGGCGATACCGGGCGCTTCCCCTATGGTAACAAGTCGGCGGATGCGGTGCGGCGCTATTCGCTGGAGAACACCGAGTTTCTGGTCGACAAAGGCATCAAGATGCTGGTCGTGGCGTGTAACAGTGCGGCGGCGGTTGCCTTGGACACGCTCGGCGAGCGCTTCGACATTCCGGTCATCGGCGTGATCGAGCCCGGAGCGCGCCAGGCGGTGACGCAGACGCGCAATCGCAAGATCGGCGTGATCGGCACCGAAGCCACGATTGCCAGCGGCGCCTACACCCGGGCGCTGAAGCGGCTGGATGGGGATCTGGAAATCTATACCCGTGCCTGCCCACTGCTCGTTCCACTGGCGGAGGAAGGCTGGCTGGACAATGCGGTGACGCGCGCGGCGGCGGCGCTGTACCTGCCGAGCCTGAGGCGCAGCGGTATCGACACCCTTGTCCTGGGTTGCACGCATTACCCGCTGCTCGAACACGTCATCGGCGAGACCATGGGGCCCAACGTGGCGTTGGTGGATTCGGCGCGGACGACCGCCGCTACGGTGCGGGAGACGCTCGTCCGCTACGGCCTCATGCGGCGGTCGGGAGACGGGTCGGTCAGCTTCTTCGTTACCGACGTACCGGAGCGATTCATCAAAGTCGCCGGCCGTTTCATGGGCCAGAAAGTCGACTCTGCCGTGCGCATCGAGCGGTAG
- the gcvPA gene encoding aminomethyl-transferring glycine dehydrogenase subunit GcvPA, producing MRFLPHTNADIRSMLEAVGVAEVRDLFVDVPPELRSRAALNIAPGLSELELRTRLEAIAARNQAAQQLCFAGAGAYPHFIPAVIDQILQRAEFYSAYTPYQPEVSQGTLQAIFEFQSLVAMLLQMEVANASMYDGASATAEAVLMALRIGPRRPRVILSRALHPQYREVVRTYTTGARELELVEAPFGTDGRTDGDWLADNVNDRTAAVVVGHPNFFGVVEDLAAVAALTHSRGALLVTATTEPVALGVLKAPGAYGADIAVAEGQSLGIPMSYGGPGVGLFATRTAHVRMMPGRLVGEAADGAGRRGYVLTLATREQHIRREKATSNICTNQGLMALAVTVYLSTLGKAGFHELAIANTAAAHRTASRLTESGKWQLQFRAPFFNEFVLTGAQVDAQWESARQQDVLAGVPLRRWYPELPNSLLLCVTELHAAAAVERLVEALS from the coding sequence GTGCGCTTCTTACCCCACACCAACGCAGATATCCGTTCCATGCTCGAGGCGGTGGGAGTCGCCGAGGTGCGCGACCTCTTCGTCGACGTGCCGCCCGAGCTGCGATCGCGTGCGGCCCTCAACATTGCACCGGGCCTGTCCGAGCTGGAACTCCGTACGCGCTTGGAGGCGATCGCCGCACGCAACCAAGCGGCGCAGCAGCTGTGCTTCGCCGGCGCCGGAGCCTATCCGCATTTTATTCCAGCGGTGATCGATCAGATCCTGCAACGGGCGGAATTCTACTCCGCCTACACCCCTTATCAGCCGGAAGTCAGCCAAGGCACGCTGCAGGCGATCTTCGAATTCCAGTCGCTGGTGGCGATGCTCCTCCAAATGGAGGTCGCCAACGCCAGCATGTACGACGGCGCCTCCGCCACCGCCGAGGCGGTGTTGATGGCGCTGCGCATTGGCCCCAGGCGACCGCGCGTCATCCTCTCCCGCGCGTTGCATCCACAGTACCGTGAGGTCGTTCGCACCTACACTACCGGTGCCCGTGAACTCGAGTTGGTGGAAGCCCCTTTCGGCACCGACGGGCGGACCGACGGCGACTGGCTCGCCGACAACGTCAACGACCGCACCGCCGCCGTCGTCGTTGGCCACCCGAACTTCTTCGGTGTCGTCGAGGATCTGGCCGCTGTCGCCGCGCTGACGCACAGCCGCGGGGCGCTCCTGGTCACCGCCACCACCGAACCAGTTGCGCTCGGCGTGCTCAAGGCGCCGGGTGCGTACGGCGCCGATATCGCCGTGGCGGAAGGACAAAGTTTGGGAATCCCCATGTCGTACGGCGGGCCTGGAGTGGGCTTATTCGCAACCCGAACCGCCCATGTGCGCATGATGCCGGGCCGTCTCGTCGGCGAAGCGGCGGACGGCGCTGGGCGGCGCGGCTACGTCCTGACGCTGGCAACCCGCGAGCAACACATCCGCCGTGAGAAAGCCACGTCCAACATCTGCACCAATCAGGGGCTCATGGCCCTCGCCGTTACAGTCTATCTGTCCACCCTTGGAAAAGCCGGGTTTCACGAACTCGCAATCGCCAATACCGCCGCCGCGCATCGCACCGCATCGCGGCTAACGGAAAGCGGCAAGTGGCAGTTGCAGTTTCGTGCGCCATTCTTCAATGAATTTGTCCTCACCGGCGCACAGGTCGATGCGCAGTGGGAGTCCGCTCGCCAGCAGGATGTGCTTGCCGGCGTTCCGTTGCGTCGCTGGTACCCGGAACTCCCCAACTCGTTGCTGCTCTGCGTGACCGAGCTCCACGCCGCCGCCGCCGTAGAGCGACTGGTGGAAGCGTTGAGCTGA
- the gcvT gene encoding glycine cleavage system aminomethyltransferase GcvT — MNRTPVFPAHAALGARFVDFGGWEMPVQYTGIIDEHHAVRRRAGLFDVSHMGEIELRGPRASAVCQELTTNDVGRLRDGQAQYSLLCLPSGGVVDDIIVHRITGERFLLCVNAANTEKDFAWIVEHRNGAEVVNRSAEFGQLALQGPRATGILTQVTDLPLHDIPSFCFREGLVAGCRALVAHTGYTGEDGWEIYCPAENALALWNALLDAGQASGIAPAGLGARDTLRLERALPLYGHELTAETTPLEAGLGWVVRFNTGDFIGRAALLRQREVGVSRHLVGLVMTAPGISRQGYRIFHDHQEAGAVTSGTKSPTLGKAIALGYVASTWKEIGTHLGIEIRGRLVAAEVVPLPFYRRAA; from the coding sequence ATGAACCGCACACCGGTGTTCCCGGCCCATGCGGCGCTCGGAGCGCGTTTCGTCGACTTCGGCGGTTGGGAGATGCCGGTGCAGTATACCGGCATCATCGACGAGCACCACGCCGTCCGCCGGCGCGCCGGTCTCTTTGACGTCAGCCACATGGGCGAGATCGAGCTGCGCGGCCCTCGCGCCTCTGCCGTGTGTCAGGAATTGACGACGAACGACGTCGGCCGGCTGCGCGACGGCCAGGCGCAGTACTCGCTCTTGTGCCTGCCCAGCGGCGGCGTGGTCGATGACATCATCGTCCACCGGATCACGGGCGAACGGTTCCTCCTCTGTGTCAACGCCGCAAACACGGAGAAGGACTTTGCCTGGATCGTCGAGCATCGCAACGGTGCCGAGGTGGTCAACCGCAGCGCCGAGTTCGGCCAACTGGCGCTGCAAGGCCCACGGGCAACCGGCATCCTCACGCAGGTGACGGATCTGCCGCTGCATGACATTCCTTCTTTTTGTTTTCGGGAAGGACTGGTCGCGGGCTGCCGAGCCCTGGTCGCCCACACCGGCTATACCGGTGAAGACGGATGGGAGATTTACTGCCCTGCCGAGAATGCGCTGGCGCTTTGGAATGCCTTGCTGGATGCGGGCCAAGCCTCCGGCATCGCACCCGCCGGTCTGGGAGCGCGCGACACCTTGCGGCTGGAGCGCGCGCTGCCGCTGTACGGCCACGAGTTGACGGCAGAGACGACACCTCTGGAAGCGGGACTCGGCTGGGTGGTGCGCTTCAACACAGGGGACTTCATCGGGCGCGCGGCCCTGCTGCGACAGCGCGAGGTTGGCGTGTCCCGCCATCTCGTCGGTTTGGTGATGACCGCACCTGGTATTTCACGGCAGGGATACCGCATTTTTCATGACCACCAGGAGGCTGGGGCAGTCACCAGTGGAACGAAGTCACCCACTCTTGGCAAGGCGATTGCGTTAGGCTATGTGGCGAGCACTTGGAAGGAGATCGGCACTCATCTCGGTATCGAAATCCGTGGCCGTTTGGTTGCAGCCGAGGTAGTTCCTTTGCCTTTCTATAGGCGCGCCGCGTAA